In a genomic window of Cetobacterium sp. NK01:
- a CDS encoding PTS system mannose/fructose/sorbose family transporter subunit IID — MISNKKDEKDITQKDLNKIFWRSFQMEFSWNYERQMNLAYAYAIAPILKKIYTNNHLELKKALKRHLEFFNMTPWIVTLMLGISVVLEEENKKDGKFDENSINGIKTALMGPLSGIGDSFFWGTLRLIATGIGTALSLQGNILGPILFLLVFNIPHIIIRYLFIKLGYKLGVDFLTKLEKSGAVEKVTYGATILGLIVIGGMTARMVDISTPLAFKAGGSTIEVQSILDDIMPGILKLGMFGIVYYLLNKNVKPITILLGMAIFGIFGTLVGFF, encoded by the coding sequence ATGATTTCTAATAAAAAAGATGAGAAAGATATTACGCAAAAAGATTTGAATAAGATATTTTGGAGATCTTTTCAAATGGAATTCTCATGGAATTATGAAAGACAAATGAACTTAGCATATGCATATGCAATAGCACCAATATTAAAAAAAATATATACAAATAATCATTTAGAATTAAAAAAAGCTTTGAAACGTCATCTAGAGTTTTTTAATATGACTCCTTGGATTGTAACTTTAATGTTAGGAATATCAGTAGTTCTTGAAGAGGAAAATAAAAAAGATGGAAAATTTGATGAAAACTCAATAAATGGAATAAAAACAGCATTAATGGGTCCATTATCAGGGATAGGAGATTCTTTCTTTTGGGGAACTTTAAGATTAATTGCTACAGGAATAGGAACAGCTCTTTCATTACAAGGAAATATATTAGGTCCAATTCTATTTCTATTGGTATTTAATATTCCACATATAATTATAAGATATCTTTTTATAAAGTTAGGGTATAAATTGGGGGTAGACTTTTTAACTAAACTTGAAAAATCAGGAGCAGTTGAGAAAGTTACTTACGGAGCAACTATATTAGGATTAATTGTTATTGGAGGAATGACAGCAAGAATGGTAGATATTTCAACACCATTAGCTTTTAAAGCTGGAGGTTCAACAATAGAAGTCCAAAGTATTTTAGATGATATAATGCCTGGTATTTTAAAATTAGGAATGTTTGGTATTGTGTATTATTTATTAAATAAAAATGTTAAACCAATAACAATACTTTTAGGAATGGCAATATTTGGAATTTTTGGAACTTTAGTTGGGTTCTTTTAA
- a CDS encoding SIS domain-containing protein, with the protein METMLSNIHDEKNTLTNILLNFQDKNKHILKDLKDYKIKRILILATGSSINAAITVKYFLQDILEAKVFIEEPSIYYDYEKIDLDLDLIIVISQSGKSTSTINATKKIAEVLKKPVIIVTNNLESPITKYSQYILDLNIGIENVGFVTKGFSGTVLNLFLLGINLKNQHFKYFEELEYLIGNINTVIENTNLYFEKNKEILREINRFICLGYGANYGITKEFETKFTEVVRCPSTGHELEAYMHGPYLEANNSNAIFYLDLDLNITLSKRLHTLKKYMENYIGFSTIITNSKNKDNQTINLNVSKDVNPNFLTLLYIIPIQILSYKIAQEKKINVEKKIFTDFDLVLKSKI; encoded by the coding sequence ATGGAAACTATGTTAAGCAATATACATGATGAAAAGAATACTTTAACAAATATTTTATTAAATTTTCAAGATAAAAATAAACATATTTTAAAAGATTTAAAAGACTATAAAATTAAAAGAATTTTAATTTTAGCTACAGGTTCTTCTATTAATGCGGCAATTACAGTCAAATATTTTTTACAAGATATATTAGAAGCTAAAGTTTTTATAGAGGAACCATCTATTTATTATGATTATGAAAAAATAGATTTAGATTTAGATTTGATTATTGTAATATCTCAAAGTGGAAAAAGCACTTCAACAATAAATGCTACTAAAAAAATAGCTGAAGTATTAAAAAAACCAGTAATAATAGTAACAAACAACTTAGAAAGTCCAATAACAAAATATTCACAATATATTTTAGATTTAAATATAGGTATAGAAAATGTAGGATTTGTAACTAAAGGTTTTAGTGGAACTGTTTTAAATTTATTCTTATTGGGAATAAATTTAAAAAATCAACATTTTAAATATTTTGAAGAGTTGGAATATTTGATTGGCAATATAAACACAGTTATTGAAAATACTAATTTATACTTTGAAAAAAATAAAGAAATTTTAAGAGAGATAAATAGATTTATATGTTTAGGTTATGGGGCAAATTATGGTATTACAAAAGAGTTCGAAACTAAATTTACAGAAGTAGTTAGATGTCCATCAACAGGTCATGAACTTGAAGCATACATGCATGGACCATATTTAGAAGCTAATAATTCAAATGCCATATTTTATTTAGATTTAGACTTAAATATTACATTGTCAAAAAGATTACATACTTTAAAAAAATATATGGAAAACTATATTGGATTTTCAACAATTATAACAAATAGTAAGAATAAAGATAATCAAACAATAAATTTGAATGTATCAAAAGATGTAAATCCAAATTTTTTAACTTTGTTATATATTATTCCAATTCAAATATTAAGCTATAAAATAGCTCAAGAAAAGAAAATTAATGTAGAAAAAAAGATTTTTACAGATTTTGATTTAGTTTTAAAAAGTAAAATATAA
- a CDS encoding PTS mannose/fructose/sorbose/N-acetylgalactosamine transporter subunit IIC, with protein MMQAFLLALVAFIAQCDYALGTSLISRPIVTGFLTGLVMGDLKMGLIMGATLELAFIGSFAIGGAIPPDVVTGGILGVAFAISSGAGAETALLLALPIATFTLILKNAYLGVVIPILGHKADEYADECNIKGIERMHLISGFGLSLMLAIIVFFSYLLGSNAVSLVLQAIPEFIHKGLAITTGLIPTLGFAMLAKLLINKKVLPYFFVGFAIAIYTEIPLTGIAIFGALIALITVNPMSQRQLVESGNLSEKGDGDDDF; from the coding sequence ATGATGCAAGCATTTTTATTAGCATTAGTAGCTTTTATAGCTCAATGTGATTATGCCTTAGGAACAAGCTTAATATCAAGACCAATAGTAACTGGATTTTTAACTGGGTTAGTAATGGGAGATTTAAAAATGGGATTGATAATGGGAGCTACATTGGAGTTAGCTTTTATTGGATCTTTTGCTATTGGAGGAGCAATTCCACCAGATGTAGTAACTGGAGGAATATTAGGAGTTGCCTTTGCAATATCTTCAGGTGCTGGTGCAGAGACAGCTTTATTACTGGCTTTACCAATTGCAACATTTACTTTAATTTTAAAAAATGCGTATCTAGGAGTTGTTATACCAATATTAGGTCACAAAGCTGATGAATATGCAGATGAGTGTAATATAAAAGGAATAGAGCGTATGCATTTAATATCTGGATTTGGTTTATCTTTGATGTTGGCGATAATAGTATTCTTTTCATATTTATTAGGAAGTAATGCAGTATCTTTGGTTTTACAGGCAATACCAGAATTTATTCATAAAGGGTTAGCAATAACAACTGGATTAATTCCAACTCTTGGATTTGCAATGTTAGCAAAACTTCTTATAAATAAAAAAGTTTTACCATATTTTTTCGTTGGCTTTGCCATTGCAATTTATACAGAAATCCCATTGACAGGAATTGCAATATTTGGTGCTTTAATAGCATTAATAACAGTAAATCCAATGTCACAAAGACAGTTAGTAGAAAGTGGAAACTTAAGTGAGAAAGGAGATGGTGATGATGATTTCTAA